A single region of the Arthrobacter sp. zg-Y820 genome encodes:
- a CDS encoding P-II family nitrogen regulator yields the protein MKLVTAIVRPEKLDAVRGSLESYGVQGLTVSQANGYGRQRGHTEVYRGAEYTVDLLPKIRIEVLVANEWLNDIVDVLVSTANTGRAGDGKVWVVNVEEALRVRTGERGDSAL from the coding sequence ATGAAACTCGTAACCGCCATTGTCCGTCCCGAAAAGCTCGACGCCGTCCGCGGCTCCCTGGAAAGCTACGGAGTTCAGGGCCTGACCGTCAGCCAGGCCAACGGCTACGGGCGCCAGCGCGGACACACCGAGGTCTACCGCGGCGCCGAATACACAGTGGACCTGCTGCCGAAGATCCGCATCGAAGTCCTCGTGGCCAACGAATGGCTCAACGACATTGTGGACGTGCTGGTCTCCACCGCCAACACCGGCCGGGCCGGCGACGGCAAGGTCTGGGTGGTCAACGTGGAGGAGGCGCTGCGGGTCCGCACCGGGGAACGCGGGGATTCCGCGCTCTAG
- a CDS encoding NUDIX hydrolase, protein MAAQGLSGFYGSVFKRSTTAAVLIRSTDGRVLLLRSGSGSWDLPGGVVLGAEDPRSAAGRIVAGTLGLELGVGRVLVLDYIQAGASPGAARPGSQSDSIAFVYDGGELATSVAGFTAGGGEREARFVPVPDCAAVLGEAVARRVAGALEALDLGTVTELVDGSSTPGEPAVPPPTRRMMPPVGGFSGILGR, encoded by the coding sequence GTGGCAGCACAGGGACTGAGCGGGTTTTACGGATCCGTGTTCAAGCGCAGCACCACCGCCGCCGTCCTGATCCGCAGCACTGACGGCCGCGTGCTGCTGCTGCGTTCCGGCTCCGGCAGCTGGGATCTTCCCGGCGGCGTCGTCCTGGGCGCAGAGGATCCGCGCTCCGCGGCCGGACGCATCGTTGCCGGGACGCTGGGACTGGAGCTCGGCGTCGGCCGCGTCCTGGTGCTGGACTACATCCAGGCCGGTGCGAGCCCCGGCGCGGCCAGGCCCGGCAGCCAGAGTGACTCCATCGCGTTTGTGTACGACGGCGGGGAGCTGGCCACGTCGGTCGCCGGGTTCACCGCCGGCGGCGGTGAGCGGGAAGCCCGCTTTGTGCCGGTGCCGGACTGCGCCGCTGTGCTGGGCGAGGCCGTCGCCCGCAGGGTTGCCGGCGCACTGGAAGCTTTGGATCTTGGCACGGTGACCGAACTGGTGGACGGCAGCAGCACGCCGGGCGAACCGGCTGTGCCGCCGCCGACCCGTCGGATGATGCCGCCTGTGGGCGGCTTCTCCGGAATTCTTGGACGTTAG
- the ffh gene encoding signal recognition particle protein, whose product MFNSLSDRLTTTFKNLRGKGKLTEADVDATVREIRRALLDADVAVSVVRAFTASVKERALGLEVSQSLNPGQQVVKIVNEELVGILGGETRRLRLAKNPPTVIMLAGLQGAGKTTLAGKLSKHLKSQGHSPLLVAADLQRPNAVKQLQVNGERAGVPVYAPHPGVSSEFESATGDPVAVARQGIEEARTKLHDVVIVDTAGRLGVDAELMQQAADIRAAINPDEVLFVIDAMIGQDAVNTAQAFNEGVNFTGVVLTKLDGDARGGAALSVASVTGKPIMFASTGEGLTDFEVFHPDRMASRILDLGDVLTLIEQAEQNWDKGEASRMAQKFADQEDFTLDDFLTQMQQLRKMGSMKKMLMMMPGAAGMREQLENFDEREIDRVEAIVRSMTPHERVAPKIINGSRRARIARGSGVHVSEVNGLLERFVQAQKMMKKMAAGGGMPGMPGMAGPGGFSGGRKKQQAAKGKKKARSGNPAKAAQELAEAEARRAGARKALPTGSAFGAQDADFDPSSLNLPKGFEKFLGK is encoded by the coding sequence GTGTTCAATTCACTGTCTGACCGGTTGACTACAACCTTCAAGAACCTTCGCGGCAAGGGCAAACTCACCGAAGCCGACGTCGATGCCACAGTCCGCGAGATCCGCCGCGCGCTGCTCGACGCCGACGTCGCCGTGTCCGTGGTCCGCGCCTTCACCGCTTCCGTTAAGGAACGTGCCCTCGGGCTTGAGGTTTCGCAGTCTCTGAACCCGGGCCAGCAGGTCGTCAAGATCGTCAACGAGGAGCTCGTCGGGATCCTCGGCGGCGAGACCCGCCGGCTGCGCCTGGCGAAGAACCCGCCCACGGTGATCATGCTCGCGGGCCTGCAGGGTGCAGGTAAGACCACCCTCGCCGGAAAGCTCTCCAAGCACCTCAAGAGCCAGGGCCACAGCCCGCTGCTCGTCGCCGCCGACCTTCAGCGGCCGAACGCCGTCAAGCAGCTCCAGGTCAACGGCGAACGCGCCGGCGTGCCGGTCTACGCACCGCACCCGGGCGTCAGCTCCGAGTTCGAGTCCGCCACCGGCGATCCGGTGGCCGTTGCCCGCCAGGGCATCGAAGAGGCACGCACCAAGCTGCACGATGTCGTCATCGTGGACACCGCCGGCCGCCTGGGCGTGGACGCCGAACTGATGCAGCAGGCCGCCGACATCCGCGCCGCCATCAACCCGGACGAAGTCCTCTTCGTCATTGACGCCATGATCGGCCAGGACGCCGTGAACACGGCGCAGGCCTTCAACGAGGGCGTGAACTTCACCGGCGTCGTGCTGACCAAGCTCGACGGCGATGCCCGCGGCGGTGCCGCGCTGTCCGTGGCGTCGGTGACCGGCAAGCCCATCATGTTCGCGTCCACCGGTGAAGGCCTCACCGACTTCGAGGTCTTCCACCCGGACCGCATGGCCAGCCGCATCCTGGACCTCGGCGACGTCCTGACGCTCATTGAGCAGGCCGAGCAGAACTGGGACAAGGGCGAAGCCTCCCGGATGGCGCAGAAGTTCGCCGACCAGGAAGACTTCACCCTGGACGACTTCCTGACCCAGATGCAGCAGCTGCGCAAGATGGGTTCGATGAAGAAAATGCTCATGATGATGCCCGGCGCCGCCGGCATGCGTGAGCAGCTGGAAAACTTCGACGAGCGCGAAATTGACCGGGTCGAAGCAATTGTCCGGTCCATGACGCCGCATGAGCGGGTGGCGCCGAAGATCATCAACGGTTCCCGCCGCGCCCGCATCGCCCGCGGTTCCGGCGTGCACGTTTCCGAGGTCAACGGCCTGCTGGAACGCTTTGTGCAGGCCCAGAAGATGATGAAGAAGATGGCAGCCGGCGGCGGCATGCCGGGCATGCCCGGCATGGCCGGTCCCGGCGGTTTCAGCGGCGGCCGCAAGAAGCAGCAGGCAGCCAAGGGCAAGAAGAAGGCCCGTTCCGGAAACCCGGCCAAGGCCGCGCAGGAGCTGGCCGAGGCGGAGGCCCGCCGTGCCGGTGCCCGCAAGGCGCTGCCCACGGGCAGTGCGTTCGGCGCTCAGGACGCGGACTTCGACCCGTCCTCGCTGAACCTTCCCAAGGGCTTCGAAAAGTTCCTGGGCAAGTAA
- a CDS encoding glucose-6-phosphate dehydrogenase, with protein MSETPPLRTLLILGGTGDLAERLLLPGLARLIDSGRAPSDLAVVGSASRDWTDAMWQERLQESFAAARGEADDAGRQALDTTVHNGSYLRVDLQDPAQLAEAIRGLAAPLAVYFALPPAVTQSTVAALKPGDLPDGTRLVLEKPFGSDEASAQELNRMLAALLPEDDVYRVDHFLGMATVMNILGLRFANRILEPVWNNLHIERVEIVFDEELGLEGRAKYYDGAGALRDMIQSHLLQTMAVIAMGAPATLGERDVRDLVAATLRAASVPADYASSTRRARWDAGEIHGEGIPAYADSPGVDPDRHTETLAEVEVRIDNDRWAGVPFVLRSGKALGKNRQEAVVTFKPVGHLPTGFTGAAGEGSRLRISFTPARLELELNVNGPASVFDLERTGLTAPMHKSALTPYGEVLDGILSGDPLVSVRADIAEECWRIVDPVLRAWADGDVPLETYPAGTAGPPDWKTSRAEP; from the coding sequence ATGAGTGAAACTCCCCCACTGCGGACCCTGCTTATTCTCGGCGGCACCGGCGATCTTGCGGAGCGCCTGCTGCTGCCCGGGCTGGCGCGCCTGATCGACAGCGGACGGGCGCCGTCGGACCTGGCGGTGGTCGGTTCCGCCTCCCGGGACTGGACCGACGCCATGTGGCAGGAACGGTTGCAGGAGTCCTTTGCGGCCGCGCGCGGCGAGGCCGACGACGCCGGGCGGCAGGCGCTGGATACCACTGTCCACAACGGCAGCTATCTGCGGGTGGACCTGCAGGATCCGGCGCAGCTGGCCGAGGCCATCCGCGGCCTGGCCGCGCCGCTGGCCGTGTACTTTGCGCTCCCGCCGGCCGTTACGCAGTCCACGGTGGCGGCGCTGAAGCCCGGAGATCTGCCCGACGGCACCCGCCTGGTGCTGGAAAAACCGTTCGGCAGTGATGAAGCCTCGGCCCAGGAGCTGAACCGGATGCTCGCAGCCCTGCTGCCCGAGGACGACGTATACCGGGTGGACCATTTCCTGGGCATGGCCACGGTGATGAACATTCTCGGGCTGCGCTTTGCCAACCGGATCCTGGAGCCGGTGTGGAACAACCTGCACATCGAGCGCGTGGAGATCGTCTTTGACGAGGAACTCGGCCTGGAGGGACGGGCAAAGTACTACGACGGCGCGGGCGCGCTGCGGGACATGATCCAAAGCCATCTGCTGCAGACCATGGCCGTGATCGCCATGGGAGCCCCGGCAACGCTGGGCGAGCGGGACGTGCGGGACTTGGTGGCCGCCACCCTGCGGGCGGCGTCGGTCCCGGCGGACTATGCGAGCAGCACCCGACGGGCGCGGTGGGACGCCGGGGAGATCCACGGCGAGGGGATCCCCGCGTACGCCGACTCCCCCGGAGTGGACCCGGACCGGCACACCGAAACCCTGGCGGAAGTGGAAGTGCGGATCGACAATGACCGCTGGGCAGGAGTGCCGTTCGTCCTGCGCTCGGGCAAGGCCCTGGGCAAGAACCGGCAGGAGGCCGTGGTGACCTTCAAACCGGTCGGCCATCTGCCCACCGGTTTCACCGGCGCGGCGGGCGAGGGATCCCGGCTGCGGATCTCCTTCACTCCGGCCCGGCTGGAACTGGAACTGAACGTCAACGGACCGGCCAGCGTCTTTGATTTGGAGCGCACCGGCCTGACGGCACCGATGCACAAGTCCGCGCTGACACCGTACGGCGAGGTGCTGGACGGCATTCTCTCCGGTGATCCGCTGGTGTCGGTGCGCGCGGACATCGCCGAGGAATGCTGGCGGATTGTGGATCCGGTGCTGCGCGCCTGGGCCGACGGCGACGTGCCGCTGGAGACGTATCCGGCCGGAACGGCAGGTCCGCCCGACTGGAAAACCAGCCGGGCGGAGCCGTGA
- a CDS encoding ammonium transporter, with product MDLSAGHVWVMISAALVLLMTPGVAFFYGGMTRAKAALNMMMMSFVSIGLVGVVWVLWGFSMTGGDGVGGLFGNPFTSFGLESLIGTEDLISAGFGATFAIITVALISGAIADRAKFSAWAVFVPIWVTLVYCPLAFMVWGGGLLGEEGAIGSVVGEAIDFAGGTVVHINAGVAALVLALIIGKRKGFGKDPSQRPHNIPFVMLGATLLWFGWFGFNGGAAGTAEEAGLIWVNTMAAPAAAMVGWLLTERIRDGRPTSLGAASGIVAGLVAITPACANVSPLGAVGLGLVAGVLSALAVGLKYKLGYDDSLDVVGVHLVAGIVGTLALGFIALPVDGEGGGLFYGGGFAQLGAQLVAAIVAIVFSAVLTLVIGLAIHKTIGFRVSEDSEVNGVDLSEHAETAYEFGGLGVGGSFRPFPESARTAPKESINS from the coding sequence ATGGATCTGTCAGCAGGTCACGTCTGGGTCATGATTTCGGCGGCACTGGTGCTGCTCATGACCCCCGGAGTGGCATTTTTTTACGGCGGGATGACCCGCGCCAAGGCAGCACTGAACATGATGATGATGAGCTTCGTGTCCATCGGCCTCGTGGGGGTTGTCTGGGTTCTGTGGGGCTTCTCCATGACAGGTGGCGACGGCGTGGGCGGGCTGTTCGGCAACCCCTTCACCTCCTTCGGCCTCGAGTCCCTGATCGGCACGGAGGACCTCATCAGCGCCGGCTTCGGCGCCACCTTCGCCATCATCACGGTGGCCCTGATCAGCGGCGCCATCGCGGACCGCGCCAAGTTCAGCGCCTGGGCGGTTTTCGTTCCCATCTGGGTGACCCTGGTGTACTGCCCGCTGGCCTTCATGGTCTGGGGCGGCGGACTGCTCGGTGAAGAGGGCGCCATTGGCTCGGTGGTCGGAGAAGCCATCGACTTCGCCGGCGGCACCGTGGTGCACATCAACGCCGGCGTGGCAGCCTTGGTGCTGGCCCTGATCATCGGCAAGCGCAAGGGCTTCGGCAAGGACCCGAGCCAGCGTCCCCACAACATTCCGTTTGTCATGCTGGGCGCCACCCTGCTGTGGTTCGGCTGGTTCGGTTTCAACGGGGGAGCAGCAGGCACCGCCGAGGAAGCCGGCCTGATCTGGGTCAACACCATGGCGGCTCCGGCCGCTGCGATGGTCGGCTGGCTGCTGACCGAACGCATCCGTGACGGACGCCCGACGTCGCTCGGCGCCGCCTCGGGCATTGTCGCCGGCCTGGTGGCCATCACCCCGGCCTGCGCCAACGTCAGCCCGCTCGGCGCCGTCGGCCTGGGCCTGGTGGCCGGAGTCCTCTCCGCGCTCGCCGTCGGCCTGAAGTACAAGCTCGGCTACGACGATTCCCTGGACGTGGTGGGCGTGCACCTGGTCGCCGGCATCGTCGGCACCCTGGCCCTGGGTTTCATCGCCCTGCCGGTCGACGGCGAGGGCGGCGGCCTGTTCTACGGCGGCGGCTTCGCGCAGCTTGGCGCCCAGTTGGTTGCAGCCATCGTCGCGATCGTCTTCTCCGCGGTCCTCACCCTGGTGATCGGCCTGGCGATCCACAAGACCATCGGCTTCCGGGTCTCCGAGGATTCCGAAGTCAACGGCGTGGACCTGAGCGAACATGCCGAAACCGCCTACGAATTCGGCGGGCTGGGTGTCGGCGGATCCTTCCGGCCCTTCCCCGAGTCCGCGCGCACCGCACCGAAGGAGAGCATCAACTCATGA